From Psychrobacillus sp. FSL K6-2836, a single genomic window includes:
- a CDS encoding tetratricopeptide repeat protein codes for MQKEIEQAILFRNNGMKKESNELLLQLVEKYPNNASIHYQCGWSFDVLGEETEAIPFYEKAIELGLPNNELEGAIIGLGSTYRALGEYEKSKQVFKRGIELFPNNKAIQVFYAITLYNLREHSNATELLLDVLLETTDDKQILSYEKALKFYSKHLDEVWK; via the coding sequence ATGCAAAAAGAAATAGAGCAAGCTATTCTTTTCAGAAATAATGGAATGAAAAAAGAATCAAACGAGCTCCTGCTTCAATTAGTAGAAAAGTATCCGAATAACGCAAGTATCCACTATCAATGTGGATGGAGTTTTGACGTTTTAGGTGAAGAGACAGAAGCTATACCATTTTATGAAAAAGCGATAGAGCTCGGTCTTCCAAATAATGAATTGGAAGGGGCCATTATAGGATTGGGAAGTACATATAGGGCACTAGGTGAGTATGAAAAATCGAAGCAAGTGTTTAAACGAGGGATAGAATTGTTTCCGAATAATAAGGCTATTCAAGTGTTCTACGCGATTACTTTGTATAATCTTCGCGAACATTCAAATGCTACCGAGTTATTGTTGGATGTATTATTGGAAACGACTGATGATAAACAGATTCTTTCTTACGAAAAAGCATTAAAATTTTACTCTAAGCATCTTGATGAAGTTTGGAAATAA
- a CDS encoding GNAT family N-acetyltransferase has protein sequence MTIYISPPKNLENLAVFLEVINKDDHSHIGYCGENKKEIYDTLTNDFSDLDIMKSFVVVFDEDNIIGALGFDVDEENKSAEVWGPFVKEDQDYTKIANDLWEALEISIPCKLNEYLFFVNEKNTLASQFIENKNGIESGHHLILRAERNNLTNGQDLLIKTYEPVFHKSFSDLHNLAFPNTYYSSEQIISRISKDHQLFIIRDNNVIKGYVYVEAVPLHGEGAIEYIAVSPEYRGQGIATKLMQAALHHLFSYETIDEITLSVGANNKAAIALYMASGFQLKHRLVAYKK, from the coding sequence ATGACAATCTATATAAGCCCCCCGAAAAATTTAGAAAATTTAGCTGTATTCTTAGAGGTTATAAACAAGGATGACCACTCTCATATTGGATATTGCGGAGAAAATAAGAAGGAAATTTACGATACGCTAACAAATGATTTTTCCGATTTGGACATAATGAAATCATTTGTAGTTGTCTTTGATGAAGACAATATAATAGGTGCACTGGGATTTGACGTGGATGAAGAAAACAAAAGTGCGGAAGTATGGGGACCATTTGTCAAAGAAGACCAAGACTATACCAAAATTGCAAATGATTTGTGGGAAGCGTTAGAGATCAGTATTCCTTGTAAACTAAACGAGTACTTGTTTTTTGTGAATGAAAAAAATACTTTAGCTAGTCAATTTATTGAAAATAAAAATGGAATAGAAAGTGGTCATCATCTTATATTAAGGGCAGAAAGAAATAATCTAACGAATGGACAAGATTTACTTATTAAAACGTATGAACCTGTTTTTCACAAATCATTTAGTGACCTTCATAATCTAGCTTTTCCAAATACGTATTATAGTAGTGAGCAGATTATTTCTCGAATTAGTAAAGACCACCAATTATTTATCATCCGAGACAACAATGTGATAAAGGGATACGTGTATGTGGAGGCCGTACCTCTTCACGGAGAAGGAGCAATTGAATATATTGCTGTTTCGCCTGAATATCGGGGACAAGGAATAGCAACGAAGTTAATGCAAGCGGCTCTTCATCATTTATTTTCATATGAAACAATAGATGAAATTACATTAAGTGTAGGGGCTAACAACAAAGCTGCAATTGCTCTTTATATGGCCTCGGGATTTCAATTAAAACATAGACTGGTTGCGTACAAAAAATAG
- a CDS encoding TetR/AcrR family transcriptional regulator, which yields MSTKNNSKDVLIETASRLFRIRGYYGVGLKDIIEESGIPKGSLYHYFPQGKEQLAIAAINHTKAIVIDEIQEVFDDMEDPILALQSHLDHLSGIIIKSDNIGFPIGTIAGETHSTSEPIRMACQLAFEEWQAIYRMKLLQSGYDEKQATDLGITINLMIEGAILLSLTNKSNKPLEVAKKQITLLLKKD from the coding sequence TTGTCTACAAAAAATAATTCAAAAGATGTTCTAATTGAAACTGCGTCCCGGCTTTTTCGGATACGAGGCTACTATGGAGTGGGACTTAAAGACATTATAGAGGAAAGTGGAATTCCAAAAGGCTCTCTTTATCACTATTTTCCACAGGGTAAGGAGCAGTTAGCCATTGCAGCTATTAATCATACAAAGGCAATTGTTATAGATGAAATTCAAGAGGTGTTTGATGATATGGAAGATCCTATTCTAGCATTACAATCACATCTGGACCATTTATCCGGTATCATTATAAAAAGTGATAACATAGGCTTCCCTATTGGAACAATTGCTGGAGAAACCCATTCCACAAGTGAGCCTATCCGAATGGCATGTCAACTTGCTTTTGAAGAATGGCAAGCTATTTATAGGATGAAATTACTTCAATCCGGATATGACGAGAAACAAGCAACGGACTTAGGAATTACTATAAATTTAATGATAGAAGGTGCTATTCTTTTATCTTTAACAAATAAAAGTAATAAGCCGCTTGAAGTAGCTAAAAAGCAAATTACGTTATTATTGAAGAAAGATTAA
- a CDS encoding DHA2 family efflux MFS transporter permease subunit produces MIEKASQQEKPVFKTTPILISFLIAGFVGLFSETALNMALGDLIGIFDISPSSVQWLTTGYLLTLGILVPVSGVIMQWFTTRQLFIASLLFSIVGTLIAALAPSFTILLLSRVIQAIGTGLLLPLMFNTILLIFPVHKRGATMGIMGLVIMFAPAIGPTISGLVLEQLTWHWIFWICLPFLLIALLFGIKFVQNVTTVTKPKIDILSIILSTIGFGGIVYGFSSAGEKGWGSFIVITTIIVGLFALALFSMRQFKMETPMIDLRVLKFPMFTLGLLSVFITFMVILSSMILLPLYLQTGLALAAFTAGLVLLPGGVLNGFMSPLTGRIFDKYGPRGLVSPGFIIMIIMLWMLSNITVDTSILMVIIMHSVLFIGVSMVMMPAQTNGLNQLPRNLYPDGTALMNTLQQVSGAIGTAVAITIMSTSQNAYLKNATNVLDPETVSASLTAGVQDAFIFGLVLAIIGLVMSLFIKKA; encoded by the coding sequence ATGATTGAAAAAGCTTCACAGCAAGAAAAACCAGTATTTAAAACAACCCCTATCTTAATCTCCTTTTTAATAGCTGGGTTTGTCGGATTATTTAGTGAGACCGCATTGAATATGGCACTTGGAGATTTAATAGGAATATTTGATATTAGTCCATCCTCAGTTCAATGGCTAACAACTGGTTACCTATTAACATTAGGGATACTAGTACCCGTCTCAGGGGTCATCATGCAGTGGTTCACTACAAGACAATTATTTATCGCTTCATTACTATTTTCAATTGTAGGAACGCTTATAGCAGCACTTGCACCGAGTTTTACTATACTGCTACTTTCGCGGGTTATACAAGCGATAGGAACAGGGTTATTATTACCTTTAATGTTCAATACTATTTTACTCATTTTCCCCGTTCATAAAAGAGGGGCCACAATGGGAATTATGGGATTGGTAATAATGTTTGCACCAGCGATTGGTCCAACGATTTCTGGTTTAGTTCTTGAGCAACTTACTTGGCATTGGATTTTTTGGATTTGTTTACCTTTCCTTCTAATTGCTTTGTTGTTTGGTATAAAATTCGTGCAAAATGTAACGACTGTAACGAAACCAAAAATAGATATCCTATCAATCATTTTATCAACTATCGGTTTTGGCGGAATTGTCTATGGCTTTAGTAGTGCAGGAGAAAAGGGTTGGGGTAGTTTCATAGTTATTACCACAATCATTGTCGGTCTATTCGCACTAGCTTTGTTCTCTATGAGACAATTTAAAATGGAAACACCAATGATTGACTTAAGAGTTCTAAAATTCCCAATGTTTACGTTAGGATTATTAAGTGTATTTATCACCTTTATGGTGATCTTGTCTTCAATGATTCTTTTGCCATTATACTTGCAAACAGGACTTGCTTTAGCAGCATTTACAGCAGGACTTGTACTATTACCAGGTGGAGTTTTAAATGGTTTTATGTCTCCATTGACTGGTCGTATATTTGACAAATATGGACCAAGAGGCCTTGTTTCACCTGGATTCATCATCATGATTATCATGCTATGGATGCTTTCCAATATCACTGTGGATACTTCTATTTTGATGGTTATTATTATGCACTCTGTTCTATTTATTGGAGTATCAATGGTTATGATGCCAGCACAGACAAATGGACTTAACCAACTTCCAAGAAATCTATATCCAGATGGAACTGCCTTGATGAATACATTACAACAAGTATCAGGTGCAATCGGAACAGCTGTTGCAATTACAATTATGTCAACATCTCAGAACGCTTATTTGAAGAATGCAACAAATGTATTGGATCCAGAAACAGTTAGTGCTTCATTAACTGCTGGTGTTCAAGATGCCTTTATATTTGGCTTAGTCTTAGCAATCATAGGATTGGTCATGTCATTATTTATTAAAAAAGCATAA
- a CDS encoding MerR family transcriptional regulator gives MSENLRKYFTTGEFAKLCNVKKQTLFHYDEIGLLSPEIKNEKGYRYYSYHQFDVFNVIELLKEVDMPLKEIKLFLNNKTPAELIELLKGKSLEIQKKINNLNQIQKIIDTKIALTENALTLDFKQIRLEEQEEELLFLSDSILDCSDRSFLKSVSNFIDFLYKNELDIGYPIGAIVNKEKLMEEDYDNYSYLYTKTEADMENVSFYTKPKGLYVVAYHVGNDKNISKTYRRIMNFMDTLHIKLGSYSYEEYILDEISVSGNDNYVTQIMIEVEMI, from the coding sequence ATGAGCGAGAATTTACGTAAATATTTTACGACAGGCGAATTCGCAAAGTTATGTAATGTGAAAAAACAGACCTTATTTCACTATGATGAGATTGGACTTCTTTCACCAGAAATAAAAAATGAAAAAGGTTATCGTTATTACTCCTACCATCAATTTGACGTTTTTAATGTTATTGAACTTCTAAAAGAGGTAGACATGCCTTTAAAAGAAATTAAACTGTTTTTGAACAATAAGACGCCTGCTGAATTAATTGAGCTTTTAAAAGGGAAGTCATTGGAAATTCAAAAAAAGATAAATAATTTGAACCAAATACAAAAAATAATCGACACAAAGATAGCTCTAACGGAAAATGCACTAACCTTAGATTTTAAGCAAATTAGACTAGAGGAACAGGAAGAGGAGTTATTATTTTTAAGTGACTCTATTTTAGATTGTTCAGATCGGTCTTTTTTAAAATCTGTCTCCAATTTCATTGATTTTTTATACAAAAATGAACTCGATATTGGGTATCCAATTGGTGCGATTGTAAATAAGGAAAAGTTGATGGAAGAGGATTATGATAATTATTCTTATTTGTATACGAAAACAGAGGCAGACATGGAGAATGTTTCATTTTACACGAAACCAAAAGGATTATATGTTGTAGCTTACCATGTAGGGAATGATAAAAATATTTCGAAAACTTATAGAAGAATCATGAATTTTATGGATACACTTCATATAAAGCTTGGGAGCTATTCATACGAGGAATATATACTAGATGAAATCTCTGTAAGCGGTAATGATAACTATGTCACCCAAATCATGATAGAGGTGGAGATGATTTAA
- a CDS encoding GNAT family N-acetyltransferase, whose amino-acid sequence MNISIRDVTQENVQDILKLSVRELQASFIETTEQCLEEAEECSIYKPVGLYSDDCLIGFAMYGFFPEEMENGRVWLDRFLIDSRYQGFGYGTIMLEALIQKLVIEFSCTQIYLSVFEENRAAIHLYQKFEFRFNGEFDLKNERIMMKNITNLNGQLDNSTL is encoded by the coding sequence ATGAATATATCCATTCGTGACGTAACGCAAGAAAATGTTCAAGATATATTAAAGTTAAGTGTTAGGGAGTTACAAGCGTCTTTTATAGAAACAACTGAACAATGTTTAGAAGAAGCAGAAGAATGTAGTATATATAAACCAGTTGGCCTTTATTCTGACGATTGTTTAATCGGCTTTGCCATGTATGGGTTTTTCCCTGAGGAAATGGAGAATGGCCGAGTATGGTTGGATCGTTTTTTAATCGATTCCAGATACCAAGGTTTTGGTTATGGAACTATCATGCTGGAAGCTTTAATACAGAAACTAGTTATTGAATTTTCATGTACACAAATATATTTGAGTGTCTTTGAAGAAAATAGAGCAGCGATTCACTTATACCAAAAATTTGAATTTCGTTTCAATGGTGAATTCGATCTAAAAAATGAAAGAATTATGATGAAAAATATAACAAACTTAAACGGACAGCTAGATAACTCTACTCTATAA
- a CDS encoding MATE family efflux transporter has product MNETLRNTPTKKLFIMYLIPSLLGMLLMAVNILVDGIFVSNGIGPEALAGINIAVPIFSILLSISLWIGMGGATLYSISLGENDSKKARSIFTQSLFLAVIIVAVLVILSLWKQKEIAYLFGASDEIFPYVQDYLHIILVFGVIYVVENILSIFIRNDGNPKLAMLGLGTTSLLNIVFNYLFIFVMELGVEGAAYATVLSTAIGLLVLLLHFTRKTSVLKFTKLRFELETVSEILKIGLPSFIVEGSAAMTIIAYNVTFMHFVGAVGVTSYAVVNYLHAVFIMLFIGIGAALQPIVSFHYGAKLYDRLQQFLRLGVITGILFGALILLVGWLFGDVIVSLFGVTSEEVFNYTEKGISMFFIGYLFLGFNLVYAEYYQAIKKIKLSSIIIITRSIVLFLPLLWLLPTYMGTDYIWLAFPLAEGITAIGLVIARYTLKALTPFKDRSAKVMQVGKVNIGIIHSIKKEG; this is encoded by the coding sequence ATGAATGAAACATTAAGAAACACGCCAACCAAAAAATTATTTATAATGTATTTAATCCCTTCCTTACTCGGAATGCTACTAATGGCAGTCAATATTTTAGTCGACGGTATTTTTGTTAGTAATGGAATCGGTCCTGAAGCACTTGCTGGTATAAATATAGCGGTACCTATTTTCTCTATTTTACTTTCCATTTCCCTCTGGATCGGGATGGGGGGAGCAACGCTATATTCCATTTCACTTGGAGAAAATGATAGTAAAAAAGCTCGTTCAATCTTTACACAATCTCTTTTCCTAGCCGTTATCATTGTTGCGGTACTTGTCATTCTAAGTTTATGGAAGCAAAAAGAAATTGCTTATTTGTTTGGTGCAAGTGATGAAATTTTTCCTTATGTACAAGACTATCTTCATATTATCCTAGTGTTTGGTGTCATTTATGTAGTAGAAAATATATTAAGTATTTTTATACGCAATGATGGAAATCCAAAACTTGCTATGCTTGGACTTGGAACTACTTCACTTCTAAACATTGTATTTAATTATTTGTTTATTTTTGTAATGGAACTTGGTGTTGAAGGCGCTGCCTATGCAACCGTTCTTTCAACCGCTATTGGACTACTCGTATTATTGCTCCATTTTACTCGAAAAACGAGTGTGTTGAAATTTACTAAGTTAAGATTTGAGCTGGAGACGGTTTCTGAAATATTGAAGATCGGCTTGCCAAGTTTTATAGTAGAAGGTTCTGCTGCTATGACAATTATTGCTTATAATGTGACGTTTATGCATTTTGTTGGAGCCGTTGGTGTTACTTCGTATGCTGTTGTGAATTATTTACATGCTGTTTTTATCATGCTATTTATCGGCATTGGTGCGGCCCTCCAACCTATTGTAAGCTTTCACTATGGAGCGAAGTTATATGACCGTTTACAGCAATTTTTGAGATTAGGCGTGATTACGGGGATTTTATTCGGAGCTCTAATATTACTAGTGGGCTGGTTGTTCGGAGATGTAATTGTTTCGTTATTCGGAGTTACCTCCGAAGAAGTGTTTAATTACACGGAGAAAGGTATTTCTATGTTTTTCATCGGCTATTTATTTTTAGGTTTTAATTTAGTATATGCCGAGTATTACCAAGCGATTAAGAAGATTAAACTTTCTTCAATTATAATCATTACCAGAAGTATAGTGCTATTCTTACCACTTTTATGGTTATTACCAACTTACATGGGCACTGATTACATTTGGCTTGCCTTCCCACTTGCAGAAGGAATTACAGCAATTGGCTTAGTAATTGCAAGATATACTTTAAAAGCATTAACCCCGTTCAAAGATAGATCTGCAAAAGTCATGCAAGTAGGCAAAGTTAATATAGGGATCATCCATTCTATCAAAAAAGAAGGATAG
- the trpA gene encoding tryptophan synthase subunit alpha, producing the protein MAKTKLLNAIQSVNAEGDKVFVAYIMAGDGGLETLKSKILFLQTAGVTAIELGIPFSDPVADGPTIQKAGERALASGITLRSILQELETFYKEVKVPLVLMTYYNPLLSYGLEQFAQACEKLGIAGLIVPDLPMEESELLKSLLVETDVALVPLVSLTSPPERMEKIVAAGEGFIYAVTVNGITGVRDKFDDQLETHLRQLKDISPVPVVAGFGISTPEQVRLVSSLADGVIVGSAIVEAFHRNELDKIHELIVVSKKVLN; encoded by the coding sequence ATGGCTAAAACAAAACTATTAAATGCTATTCAATCTGTAAATGCGGAAGGGGATAAAGTATTTGTCGCGTATATAATGGCTGGAGACGGAGGACTAGAGACATTAAAGTCTAAAATATTATTTCTTCAAACAGCAGGAGTTACTGCGATTGAACTAGGTATACCATTTTCTGATCCTGTCGCAGATGGACCTACCATTCAAAAAGCGGGTGAAAGAGCGCTTGCAAGCGGGATAACACTTCGATCGATTCTTCAGGAATTAGAAACTTTTTATAAAGAGGTAAAGGTCCCACTTGTACTAATGACGTATTATAATCCGCTACTCAGCTATGGATTAGAACAGTTTGCACAAGCATGTGAAAAATTAGGGATAGCGGGTTTAATCGTTCCAGACTTACCGATGGAAGAAAGTGAATTATTAAAGAGTTTGCTTGTAGAAACAGATGTCGCACTTGTCCCACTTGTTTCTCTAACTAGCCCACCGGAACGTATGGAAAAGATAGTTGCTGCTGGAGAAGGTTTCATCTATGCGGTAACAGTAAATGGAATTACGGGAGTAAGGGATAAATTTGATGACCAATTGGAGACTCATTTGAGACAATTGAAAGATATTAGTCCGGTTCCAGTCGTCGCTGGGTTTGGAATCTCAACTCCCGAACAAGTGCGATTGGTAAGTTCCTTAGCAGACGGTGTAATTGTAGGAAGCGCGATAGTCGAGGCGTTTCATCGAAATGAATTGGATAAAATACACGAGCTAATTGTGGTCTCTAAGAAGGTGCTTAACTAA
- the trpB gene encoding tryptophan synthase subunit beta — MINIKEEQRAGRYGRFGGQYVPETLMTALIELENAYEQAIVDPTFLDEVNYYLKDYVGRETPLYFAERLTKELGGAQIYLKREDLNHTGAHKINNTIGQALLAKRMGKKKIVAETGAGQHGVATATVCALFDLECVVFMGKEDVRRQELNVFRMELLGTKVVSVDQGAGTLKDAVNEALRYWVSNVEDTHYILGSALGPHPFPKIVRDFQRVIGVETRRQIVEKAGKLPDAVVACVGGGSNAIGMFHPFVEDKNVALYGVEAGGSGISTGLHAAAVTGGKEGVLHGAYMYILQDDNGFIQEAHSISAGLDYPGVGPEHSYLHDIGRVKYTSVTDLEALEGLQLLSKKEGIIPALESAHAIYFATELAKEMSQEEILVICLSGRGDKDVQTVRDALGVNDNG; from the coding sequence ATGATTAACATAAAAGAGGAACAACGAGCAGGCAGATATGGAAGATTTGGTGGTCAGTATGTCCCGGAGACGTTAATGACTGCTTTAATAGAGTTAGAGAATGCATATGAGCAAGCAATTGTAGATCCAACCTTCCTTGATGAAGTAAATTACTATTTAAAAGATTATGTTGGACGTGAAACACCATTATATTTTGCTGAAAGACTAACGAAAGAGCTTGGTGGAGCACAGATATATTTAAAGCGAGAAGATCTAAATCATACTGGTGCTCACAAGATTAATAATACAATTGGTCAAGCGCTGCTTGCTAAGCGTATGGGGAAAAAGAAAATCGTAGCGGAAACAGGGGCTGGACAGCATGGTGTTGCAACCGCAACTGTTTGTGCACTCTTTGACTTAGAGTGTGTTGTTTTCATGGGAAAAGAGGATGTGCGTAGACAGGAACTAAACGTGTTTCGTATGGAATTACTTGGTACAAAAGTTGTTTCCGTGGATCAGGGAGCAGGTACACTTAAAGATGCAGTAAATGAGGCACTTAGATATTGGGTTTCCAATGTAGAGGATACGCATTACATACTAGGTTCTGCGCTTGGTCCACATCCTTTCCCTAAAATTGTTCGCGATTTCCAACGGGTAATTGGAGTTGAAACAAGGCGCCAAATTGTAGAAAAGGCAGGGAAGTTACCAGATGCTGTAGTAGCTTGTGTTGGTGGAGGTAGCAATGCAATCGGTATGTTCCATCCATTTGTGGAGGACAAGAATGTTGCTTTATACGGTGTAGAGGCAGGGGGAAGTGGTATTTCTACTGGTCTTCACGCAGCAGCTGTTACTGGAGGAAAAGAAGGAGTTCTGCACGGTGCTTATATGTACATTTTGCAGGATGATAATGGTTTCATACAGGAAGCACATTCAATTTCAGCTGGTCTTGATTATCCTGGAGTAGGTCCCGAACATTCCTATTTACATGATATAGGTAGAGTTAAATATACTTCCGTAACAGACTTAGAAGCTTTAGAGGGTTTACAGCTATTATCAAAAAAAGAAGGGATAATACCGGCTCTTGAAAGTGCTCACGCTATTTATTTTGCTACAGAGCTGGCAAAAGAAATGTCTCAGGAGGAGATTTTAGTAATTTGTTTATCTGGCCGTGGGGATAAGGATGTCCAAACTGTTCGAGATGCGTTAGGGGTGAATGACAATGGCTAA
- a CDS encoding phosphoribosylanthranilate isomerase: MTKVKICGLMEKEHVEIAVRAGADAIGFVFAPSKRKVTIEKAHGLAKHVPPGVLKIGVFVNPTKEELITAIQEVPLDYIQYHGQETPEFVLTSNLPSIKALSVHNEEDVLQAKKYETDFYLFDAPGTDYQGGSGKVFDWQLMEVNNIPIEKIILAGGLTPNNVKDAIERVNPYMVDVSSGVERNGIKDKELIQSFIRAAKDGSVE, encoded by the coding sequence GTGACAAAGGTGAAAATTTGTGGGCTTATGGAGAAAGAACATGTAGAAATCGCCGTTAGGGCAGGTGCAGACGCGATTGGTTTTGTCTTTGCTCCTAGTAAGAGAAAGGTAACAATTGAAAAAGCACATGGTCTAGCTAAGCATGTGCCTCCTGGGGTTTTGAAGATAGGAGTTTTTGTAAATCCAACAAAAGAGGAACTTATAACTGCAATACAAGAGGTTCCGCTCGATTATATACAATATCATGGTCAGGAAACTCCAGAATTTGTACTGACAAGCAATCTACCTTCTATTAAAGCATTATCAGTTCACAATGAAGAGGATGTTCTTCAGGCAAAAAAATACGAGACAGATTTTTATTTGTTTGATGCTCCAGGTACAGATTATCAAGGCGGTAGTGGAAAAGTATTTGACTGGCAGCTGATGGAAGTTAATAATATTCCGATTGAAAAAATTATTCTAGCAGGTGGTTTGACCCCAAATAATGTAAAAGATGCTATTGAGCGAGTAAATCCTTATATGGTAGATGTATCGAGTGGAGTAGAACGAAATGGAATAAAAGATAAAGAATTGATTCAATCGTTTATTCGAGCTGCAAAAGATGGGAGTGTGGAATAA
- the trpC gene encoding indole-3-glycerol phosphate synthase TrpC: MTTILDKILDAKKGQIQELLMHTIPEQANSSIRPSLFDSLYQSESLQIISEIKRASPSKGLIAEGVNPAEQASQYAEAGAACISVLTDTPFFQGTFDDLAIVARTVSIPILCKDFIIHPIQIDYAKQAGASVVLLIVAALEQEKLSTLYIYALGKGLEVLVEVHDSLELDRALQLDAKLIGVNNRDLRTFQVDLSRTAEIAAIFPFGEERVLISESGIWDSADAIKVASYGASAVLVGESLMRSGDVENALRSLQVKREAIIS, encoded by the coding sequence ATGACAACCATTCTAGATAAGATATTGGATGCTAAAAAAGGTCAAATTCAAGAATTGTTAATGCATACCATTCCAGAACAAGCCAATTCTTCTATTAGACCTTCCTTATTTGATTCACTATATCAATCTGAAAGCTTGCAAATAATATCTGAGATTAAACGAGCGTCGCCTTCAAAAGGTTTGATTGCTGAAGGAGTTAATCCTGCAGAGCAAGCGTCTCAATATGCAGAAGCTGGTGCTGCCTGTATTTCTGTATTAACCGATACACCTTTTTTTCAAGGAACATTTGATGATTTAGCTATCGTTGCTCGCACTGTTTCTATCCCAATTCTTTGTAAAGACTTTATCATTCATCCAATACAGATCGATTATGCAAAACAAGCAGGTGCATCTGTCGTGCTACTTATCGTTGCAGCATTGGAACAAGAAAAACTTTCAACTTTATATATATATGCGCTAGGTAAAGGCTTGGAAGTGTTAGTGGAAGTTCATGACTCTTTGGAACTGGATCGTGCTTTGCAGCTGGATGCGAAACTAATTGGAGTTAATAACCGAGATCTTCGAACATTTCAAGTAGATTTGTCTAGAACTGCAGAAATTGCAGCTATCTTTCCATTTGGAGAAGAACGTGTGCTCATAAGTGAAAGTGGTATTTGGGATTCCGCTGATGCGATAAAAGTAGCAAGCTATGGTGCCAGTGCAGTTCTTGTCGGGGAATCGCTAATGCGTAGTGGAGATGTTGAAAATGCTCTTCGAAGCTTACAGGTTAAAAGGGAGGCGATTATCTCGTGA
- the trpD gene encoding anthranilate phosphoribosyltransferase — MREFIEKVEKNEHLLYEEMIIASKLMFGEDTEVQHIVDFLRTLSKKGETSIEVAALATVMKSFAIHLNEPDGDYMDNCGTGGDGLNSFNISTTSAFVLAGAGATIAKHGNRKISSSAGSSDVLEALGIHTSISPEASIELLKQEGLTFLYAPNVHPKLKKIGIARKIIGKPTIFNLVGPLTNPIKLQTQYTGINRSDFTMEYAEVLRILGRKRAIVVCGAGGMDEASLAGVNQLVLVDNGDLIPFKLTPNDVGLASAPISAVRGGDGHINAEILRNVLQGEASAYLDTVLFNSGIGLFASGIVSSIQEGVKMAADCIHSGKAMEKLEAVITFSQHSVRHEVAL, encoded by the coding sequence ATGAGAGAATTTATAGAGAAAGTAGAGAAGAACGAGCATTTATTGTATGAGGAAATGATTATAGCCTCTAAGTTAATGTTTGGCGAGGATACGGAAGTACAACATATTGTCGATTTTTTAAGAACACTTTCAAAAAAAGGGGAGACTTCTATTGAGGTTGCTGCACTTGCAACAGTTATGAAGTCCTTTGCAATTCATTTAAATGAGCCAGATGGCGATTATATGGACAATTGCGGTACTGGTGGTGATGGTTTGAATAGCTTTAATATAAGTACAACCTCCGCATTTGTTTTAGCTGGTGCAGGTGCAACAATAGCAAAACATGGTAACCGCAAAATTTCAAGTAGCGCAGGAAGCTCTGATGTACTGGAAGCATTAGGAATCCATACATCCATTAGTCCAGAGGCATCAATTGAATTACTTAAGCAAGAAGGGTTAACTTTCCTTTACGCACCAAATGTGCACCCAAAACTTAAGAAAATTGGAATTGCTCGAAAAATTATTGGAAAGCCAACAATTTTTAACTTGGTTGGCCCATTAACAAATCCTATTAAATTACAAACTCAATATACGGGGATCAATCGATCAGATTTCACGATGGAATATGCAGAAGTATTAAGAATTTTAGGAAGAAAGAGGGCTATTGTTGTTTGTGGTGCTGGAGGAATGGATGAGGCGTCACTTGCAGGTGTAAATCAATTAGTGTTAGTAGATAACGGGGATTTAATACCCTTTAAGCTGACGCCAAATGATGTTGGTTTAGCTTCTGCTCCTATTTCTGCAGTACGTGGAGGAGATGGACACATAAATGCTGAAATACTGCGAAACGTTCTTCAGGGTGAAGCAAGTGCCTATTTAGATACAGTCCTTTTTAACAGCGGAATTGGATTATTTGCTTCTGGTATCGTTAGCTCTATTCAAGAAGGAGTAAAGATGGCAGCGGATTGTATTCATTCGGGAAAAGCAATGGAAAAACTGGAAGCAGTTATTACTTTCAGTCAACACTCTGTACGACATGAGGTGGCATTATGA